The Manihot esculenta cultivar AM560-2 chromosome 1, M.esculenta_v8, whole genome shotgun sequence genome has a window encoding:
- the LOC110627688 gene encoding uncharacterized protein LOC110627688, with the protein MGKRGGVKKLPIAPTLSHSSVSLREETSGKIQAKGVSRNPKSFLKLEHLQKLAVWASGETSIPSLGAFFGRQFAAAGEILGVSPDPSIIQCQRCETILQPGFNCTVRIEKNQTKARQRQKKHNTPMQNNVVYKCHFCSHQNLKRGTAKGHMKEICPSKPKPKPSAKSETCKPMAQKSASLEKVTKSKDEIALPPPSGEPSILNSPATPSVRSGVTLLDAKRRKRTRSGSKKSEESESKNGAEGGERTVSASSKRKRKSWTSLKEITASNEHDSIRNITLAAPFFI; encoded by the exons ATGGGCAAGAGAGGAGGCGTCAAAAAGCTACCAATCGCGCCAACTCTATCTCATAGTTCTGTATCGTTGAGAGAAGAAACAAGCGGTAAAATACAAGCTAAAGGCGTCTCTCGTAATCCCAAGTCTTTTTTGAAACTCGAACACTTGCAAAAGCTAGCTGTATGGGCAAGCGGAGAAACTTCAATTCCTTCTCTTGGTGCTTTTTTCGGCCGCCAATTCGCCGCAGCTGGAGAAATCTTGGGGGTTTCTCCTGATCCCTCTATAATTCAGTGCCAGAG ATGTGAGACAATTCTTCAGCCTGGCTTTAACTGCACGGTGCGAATTGAGAAGAATCAAACAAAGGCAAGGCAGAGACAAAAGAAACATAATACTCCAATGCAGAATAATGTGGTTTACAAATGCCACTTCTGTTCACATCAGAATCTGAAGAGAGGAACTGCAAAAGGCCATATGAAAGAAATATGCCCATCTAAGCCAAAGCCAAAGCCATCCGCCAAATCAGAAACTTGTAAGCCCATGGCTCAGAAGTCTGCCAGCTTGGAGAAAGTCACAAAAAGCAAGGATGAGATAGCTTTGCCCCCACCATCTGGGGAACCTTCCATTTTAAACAGCCCAGCAACTCCATCAGTGAGAAGTGGGGTGACTTTATTGGATGcaaagagaagaaagagaacTAGATCAGGATCAAAAAAATCAGAGGAATCTGAAAGCAAGAATGGGGCAGAAGGTGGTGAAAGAACAGTCAGCGCATCaagtaaaagaaagagaaaatctTGGACAAGCCTGAAGGAAATTACTGCGAGTAATGAGCATGATAGCATTCGAAACATTACTTTGGCAGCCCCATTTTTTATATAG